The Ignavibacteriota bacterium genome contains the following window.
CAGGTAAACGGTGATTATGATAAAGCCGGTGAAATGCTTGACAAATTTTCGGTAGTTACTCAGGAAATTGAAGAAGAAATTAAAGCACTCTCGAATATACCGAGAGATATTAATCCTAAATACATTTTTTAAAAAATTAATGATGACAGGGAGGCGTTATGCCTGAAATTAAAGTAACAAAAACAGAAAAAACAAGAATTAATAACGTTAACTGGGATAATCTTGGATTTGGTGTTTATTTTTCAGACCATGTATTTATAGCTGAATATAAAGACGGCAAATGGAATGACGGAGAGATAGTCCCTTATGGTCCGATACCGATGGAACCGACAATGTGCACTCTGCATTACGGACAATCAATATTTGAAGGTATGAAAGCATTCAAAGCAGAAGATGGCGGTATAAATTTATTCAGACCTGACAGAAATGCTCACAGATTAAATCATTCAGGTTCGAGAGTATGCATCCCACCTTTTGACACTAATCATTTTGTTGATGCTTTGGTACAACTCATAAAAGTTGATAAAGATTGGGTTCCAACAAAAAGAGGACATTCGTTATATATTCGCCCGCTTGCTTTTGGTGATGGAAACTTTTTAGGTGTTCATTCATCCAAAACTTTCAAACTGATAATTATGACATCACCCGTTGCTTCTTACTATCCTGAAGGTCTTGCACCTGTGAAGATATTAGTTGCGAAAGATTTTGTACGTGCTGTTCGAGGTGGACTTGGTTCAGCAAAGACTGCTGCAAACTATGCTGCATCTCTTCTAGCAAGTGAAACTGCAAAGAAAGAAGGATATTCACAGGTGCTCTGGCTTGATGCAGTTAATCGTCATTTTGTTGATGAAGTAGGCGCAATGAACATTATGTTTGTTATAGGTGATGAAATAGTTACTCCCCCTCTTGATGCAGGTACTATTTTACGTGGTGTTACACGCGATACAGTTCTTGAACTTGCACGCGATTATGGTCTGAAAGTCAGCGAACGAACAATCACAATTGAAGATGTATTTGAATCTCATAAAAAAGGTGAACTCAGGGAAGTTTTCGGAACTGGTACGGCTGCAGTTATTTCGCCTGTAGGGCATCTTCATTATAATGGTGAAACAATCATCATTAACAATATGGAAATTGGTCCGGTTGCACAGCGCCTTTATGATAATATCACCGGTCTGCAATACGGTGAAATCGAAGATACAAAAGATTGGATTGTTAAAGTTAATGTGTAGTGTTAAAAAAAATGGGCTGACTTGATTTAATAAAAGTCAGCCCTTACTAATTTCATAATTTTCAATTCTTCTCAGAATTATTATTCGATGATTCTGAAATCTTTATATAAATTGGTATCAAATCAATATTTTCTTTATCGGCAATCTGGATTTTTTGTCTGCAAATTTCGATAAACAAAGTTTAAACTTCTTATACATTTGTATTTTTTTTTGAGAAAACTTTCTTATCATATTTCGGAACTAACCTAAATGAATCAGATTTCCTGTCGTTGTCTGAAATTAAATACATCAAATATTCTGAATTGTAAACCCAATTATATCTTGAATTCATTTTTGAACTTATTTGAGAATTATCCCTTAATTGACAAAAATGTTTGATCAAAAAAATCAACTACTTGCTTTAAATTGTCAATTAATAAAATTCTGCAACGACTCTGCATGAAGCTGAATCTGCATCAATTTTTAAGGGTAAAGCAATCACATTGAAGTTTCTAACATTTATTAATGATTTTAGATTTGTTAAATTTTCGATAATCAAAATATCATTTCCAAGAAGCATTTTGTGAATTCTATATGGGTGTCTGTCCGGACTTGGGCTGTCCATTCCGACAATCGAAACACCTTTATTTATTAATACATCTGCGAATGATTCTTGAATATCAGGATATGAGTTATAGTATTCCTCACTCCCAAAAATATCCTCAAAACTTGTATAAATCAAAACAATATCGCCAATTGAAATATCAACATTTTCAAGCAAATCCGAATTAATCTCCTTTTCTCTCGCATCTATCAAATGACCTCTACCGAAGAATTTATTAATAGGAAAATCACACAATTTTCTTCCTCCGTCTATCATGTGAAGCGGTCCATCCATGTGCGTTCCGATGTGCATTCCGGAATTGAGCACATAGTTATTATAACCTGATTCAACGTATTTAACAGTATGAGTTATTGAAGGTGATAAATCACCCGGGAATGCAGGCATTCCGTCCTGCATTAAAATAGATAAATCCAATATCTTATTATTCATTTTTTTGCTCTTAATGCTGTTGAATTAACTGTAAAATCAAGCCTTTTAAAACTTTCCGGCTCTTCATTATATTTTTTTTCACCAATGAAACCAATCATAGCGGCATTATCCACACAATACATAATATCCGGTGCAATCATTCTTATATAAATTTTTTGAGTCTCGAAATCCAGTTTTTCCCTTAGTCCGGAATTAGCTGATACACCTCCGGCAATAACTACTGAAGAAACTTTAAATTTTTTTGCCGCTTTGATGGTTTTATGAACCAATACATTAACAATCGCAGATTGAACTGAAGCAGCTAAATCGTAAGCGATATTATCGTCAATTTGTCCATTCAACTCTTTATGTATGAAATATCTCACTGATGTCTTCAAACCCGAGAAGCTAAAATCGAAATTATCATCATGAATCATAGGACGCGGGAATGTATATGCTGTCGGATTACCTGTTTTTGCCATTTTGTCAATAATAGGTCCACCCGGATATGGCAACCCCATCAGTTTAGCAATTTTATCAAATGCCTCACCGGCAGCGTCATCTTTGGTTAAGCCGATGATTTCATAATCTCGGTATGATTTTACATAAAATAATGCTGTATGCCCTCCGCTGACAACAAGCGCAATGAATGGAAACTCCAAAGTGCTATCCTGCAGGCAACCCGAGAAAAGGTGTCCTTCAATATGATTAACCGGCACAACAGGCAAATCATATCTTAGTGATAATCCTTTCGCAAAATTTGAGCCAACAAGTAAGCTTCCGGCAAGTCCGGGTTGATTAGTCACTGCAATTGCATTAATGTTATCAATTGAGCAATTCGCATTCTCCAAAGCTTCACGTGTTATAGCTGATACAGCTTGAAGATGAGCTCTTGAAGCAAGTTCCGGAACAACACCACCGTATTTTGTATGAAAATATTGCGATGAGATAATATTACTGAATACTTCAGAATTGCTTACTACAGCAGCTGATGTTTCATCACATGATGATTCAATTGCAAGTATCATAATTCCAATACCAGATTTCTGATTAATTCCAATGCTTTGCTTGCTGCTCTTTCCCGATTCAACAAGCGGTCATTTCCAAAATTATATAATTTAGCAGTTGTTTCTCTTTCGTTCGAGATTCCAATCCATACAGTTCCAACCGGTTTTTCATCAGTGCCGCCTTCAGGTCCGGCAATTCCTGTTATTGAAATTCCTATGTCTGAATGGAATATGCTTCTGATATTTTGTGCCATCTCAATAGCCGTTTTCTGGGATACTGCTCCAAAAGTATTGATAGTATCTCTATTTACTTTTAAGTTGTTATTTTTAACTTCATTTGAGTACGCAATTATACCTCCTACAAAGTATTCTGAACTTCCTGATACTCTGGTAAGCCATTCTCCAAGTAAACCACCTGTGCATGATTCGGCTACAGAAAGTGTAAGTTTTTTTTGTTTGAGAATATCTCCAAGAACACTTTCCATAGTTTCATTGCCGTAACCAATAATAAATTTTCCGGCTTTATCAATGATATGCTGTTTCATCTTATCAAGAATATTTAAAGCTTCATTCCGGGATTTGGCTCTGCTACCAATTCTCAGTCTTACACTCCCTGCAGATGGTAGATATGCTAAATTAGCACCTTCAGGAAATTCATCAGGTTTGCCGATTAAATCTGCAAGATTCGATTCGAAAATTCCGGCAGTTTTAATAGTCAGATAAAGCTGAACCGAATCAGAGTATTTTTTGAAAAATTCAGTTGCAATTGGAAGAAAATCATTTTGAATTATGTATTTCATTTCTGTTGGAACGCCGGGAAGAGCAAGAACTAATTTTTGGTCTTTATCAAATAAAATACCGGGTGCTGTCCCTACCCTATTTCTGAGTACTCTTGATTTTGAAGGAACTAATGCCTGCGCTCTGTTGACGTCAGTCATCTTGCGATTGCGGGATTCAAACCATGATTCGAGGTAACTTAAAGTTTCACGGTGTATTATAAGTTCATCATTAAAATACTCTGTCAGTACACCTTTTGTAATATCATCATGTGTTGGACCGAGCCCGCCTGTTATTATTACTACCTCAGAACCGCTGATTAACTTTTCAAGTTCAGACTTCATAATAACAGCATCATCAGGTACGGTTGAGTGCATATATACAGAATAACCGATATTTGTCATAAATTCAGAAATAAATGCCGAATTACTATTTATGACCTGCCCGATACAAATCTCATCACCAATAGTTAATACTGAAAATTTCATAAAATTACCATTTTTAAAATAATAAGGGATTGTCCGTGATATTTGAACAATCCCTTTTAAATCAATAACATAATTTAAGACAAATTACCGAAATTATGCCTGAGTTTCATCTTTAGTTTCAGCTTCTGTTTCTGTATTTTCAGTTGTAGTATCAGCTTCTGCTATTTCTGCAACTTTTTCCTCTTCAGGGGCAGCTTCAACAACATCAACATCTTCAACCGGAGCAGCTTCTGTAGCAATCACTCCTTTAGGGGTAAGTATTTTTTTATTCACTACAGTATCGTCGAAAACTATACCTTCGAAATCTTCATTTGATAATTTCTTATAGTCAAGATTATACTCTTCGCTGAAGAAACTGGCTTCTGAGCTGTCGTAAGTTACTTCCATTGGAGCACTGTCAGCATTTGGTACCGGATGAGCTCTGTTATAATCATCAATAATTTGCTTGTCTTTATTGCGGAGTGCTTCAACTACTGATAATACAATTTTCTTTGCTTCTTTGTCGAATTCAACAACTTTAAGCGGAAGCATATCGCCAATTTTGAAATATTCGCTGATATTCTTAACCGGAGCAAATGAAAGCTGTGATACAGGAACAAAACCGTCAACACCTTCAGGCAATTCTACTATAACACCTTTTTCGATAATTCTTTCAATTTTAGCTTCAGATTCTTGTCCGATGCTGTAAGTAGTTTCAAAAGTATCCCAAGGATTAGAATTAATTTGCTTATGACCAAGAGCTATACGTCTTTGTTCTGGGTCAATGCTAAGAACCATCACTTCGAGTCTGTCACCTTTCTTGACAAATTCACCGGGGTGACGGATTTTCTTAGTCCATGATAAATCACTGATATGAACAAGTCCATCAACACCCGGTTCCAATTCAACAAATACACCAAAATTGGTGAGATTGCGAACGATACCATTATGTTTTGACTCAACAGGGTATTTCTTCATTAAGTCTTCCCATGGGTCCGGATCGAGTTGTTTCATGCCAAGAGCAAGTTTTTTATTGTCTTTATCAATGTTTAATACCATTGCATCAACAACCTGACCCATAGAAACGATTTGCGACGGATGCTTAACGTGCTGTGTCCATGACATTTCGCTTATGTGGATAAGACCTTCAATACCTTTTTCAATTTCAATAAACGCACCATAATCAGTCAAGCTGACAACTTTACCTGTGACTTTAGTAGATTTTTCGTATTTGTCACCGATAGTATCCCATGGATGTGGAGTAAGTTGCTTCATACCGAGCGAAATTCTCTTCTTATCGCCATCAAAATCAAGCACGACAATTTTTACAACTTCATCAAGAGATACGATTTCTGAAGGATGCGTTACACGACCCCATGAAAGGTCAGTAATATGCACAAGACCGTCAACACCGCCAAGGTCAACAAACACACCGAAGTCTGAAATTGCTTTAACTGTACCTTCAAGTACAAGACCTTTTTCAAGGCGTGACATTATTTCATTACGTTGTTCTGATAATTGTTCTTCAAGAAGAACTTTATGCGAAACAACAACATTTTCACTTGGATGATTTACTTTTACAACTTTTACATCAATTGTTTTGCTTACCCAACCATCAAAATCTCTAACAGGACGAACATCAATTTGTGAGCCCGGAAGGAATGCTTCTATACCAAGAAGGTCAACAACCATACCACCTTTGATTCTGCGTAAAATCTTTACTTTGGTAACTTCTTGCTTGTCGAATAATGCTATAATATCTTCCCAGATTCTCATGAAATCTGCACGGCGTCTTGAAAGAAGCAGTTTTCCACTGGAATCTTCCATTTTTTCGATGAATACGTCTATTTCATCACCGATTTTGTAAGTTTCGGCATTAAGTAGTTCTGCTTTTGGCACTACGCCAAGAGATTTGAACCCTATGTCAACAAAAACTTCATCTTTAGTGATGTTGACAATTTTACCGTTAACAAGTTCATCTTCTTTAATTGTTTTGATTGCACTGTCAAACATTTTTGAAAATGTTTCATCATCAAGTTCAAATGAATCAAATCCACCTTCCAAAAAGTTTACAACAGCGTCTGCGTCGTAACGTTTGACCTGTTTTTGAATGCCGCTCATAGGATGTTTGGAATCAGCTCCCTGAAAATCGCCTTCTGCTACAGCGACAACATCCTGATTCATATTAGCATTTTCCGACATTAAAGTCCTCCAAAAAAAAATTATATTAGTTTAACAAATAGTGCAATATTGCACCGGAATTATTTTTTCGTTTTTGTAAATTTTAGCCTTGCAAAATAACACTTAATTTTATAATAAACAAATAATTTAAGTGATTTTTTTTAAATTAGATGAAATTTTTTTTAATAATGTCTTTTTTGAAGCGTCTATTTGATTTTAAATTTATAGAATGTGAAATAATAATGATTTCAAATAAAGCTACTTTTTCTGCAATTGAATTAGCTTCAATTTTTGGTGATAGTAAACTTATTAATTTTATAGAAGATCAATCAGTATGTGGAATTGTAACCGATACAAGAATAATTGAAAAGGGCAATATTTTCATAGCTTTGATTGGCGAAAAATTCAACGGACACGATTTGGTTTCTCAGGCTTTTGAAAAAGGTGCTTCAGCTTGTGTTATAGAAATAAAATATTCTGAAAATATCCTGCAAAACTTTCCCGAAAAATCATTCATAATTACTGATAATAATTTAGATGCATTAGGTAAAATTGCAAATTATCACAGAAGAAGATTTAATTTCCCTGTGCTTGGAATAGCCGGCTCAAACGGCAAAACAACAACCAAAGAAATGGCTGCGGCAGTACTTGCTAAAAAGTATAAGGTGCTCAAAACATTCGGAAATTTTAATAATAAAATTGGTCTGCCACTTATGTTACTTCAATTTTCTGAGGATTATAATTTTGCAGTACTTGAAGTTGGCACAAATACTCCCGGAGAAATTTACGACTTATCAAAAGTATCAGAGCCAACTGACGCATTGATTACAAATATCGGGAAAGAGCATCTCGAATTTTTAATAGACCTCGACGGTGTCGAACTTGAAGAGACATATATATTTTCTGCAGTAAGGTCAGGCGGACACGCTTTTGTAAATTATGATGATGAGCGATTGAAAAATTATGGACAT
Protein-coding sequences here:
- a CDS encoding branched-chain amino acid aminotransferase, whose product is MPEIKVTKTEKTRINNVNWDNLGFGVYFSDHVFIAEYKDGKWNDGEIVPYGPIPMEPTMCTLHYGQSIFEGMKAFKAEDGGINLFRPDRNAHRLNHSGSRVCIPPFDTNHFVDALVQLIKVDKDWVPTKRGHSLYIRPLAFGDGNFLGVHSSKTFKLIIMTSPVASYYPEGLAPVKILVAKDFVRAVRGGLGSAKTAANYAASLLASETAKKEGYSQVLWLDAVNRHFVDEVGAMNIMFVIGDEIVTPPLDAGTILRGVTRDTVLELARDYGLKVSERTITIEDVFESHKKGELREVFGTGTAAVISPVGHLHYNGETIIINNMEIGPVAQRLYDNITGLQYGEIEDTKDWIVKVNV
- the rpsA gene encoding 30S ribosomal protein S1 codes for the protein MSGIQKQVKRYDADAVVNFLEGGFDSFELDDETFSKMFDSAIKTIKEDELVNGKIVNITKDEVFVDIGFKSLGVVPKAELLNAETYKIGDEIDVFIEKMEDSSGKLLLSRRRADFMRIWEDIIALFDKQEVTKVKILRRIKGGMVVDLLGIEAFLPGSQIDVRPVRDFDGWVSKTIDVKVVKVNHPSENVVVSHKVLLEEQLSEQRNEIMSRLEKGLVLEGTVKAISDFGVFVDLGGVDGLVHITDLSWGRVTHPSEIVSLDEVVKIVVLDFDGDKKRISLGMKQLTPHPWDTIGDKYEKSTKVTGKVVSLTDYGAFIEIEKGIEGLIHISEMSWTQHVKHPSQIVSMGQVVDAMVLNIDKDNKKLALGMKQLDPDPWEDLMKKYPVESKHNGIVRNLTNFGVFVELEPGVDGLVHISDLSWTKKIRHPGEFVKKGDRLEVMVLSIDPEQRRIALGHKQINSNPWDTFETTYSIGQESEAKIERIIEKGVIVELPEGVDGFVPVSQLSFAPVKNISEYFKIGDMLPLKVVEFDKEAKKIVLSVVEALRNKDKQIIDDYNRAHPVPNADSAPMEVTYDSSEASFFSEEYNLDYKKLSNEDFEGIVFDDTVVNKKILTPKGVIATEAAPVEDVDVVEAAPEEEKVAEIAEADTTTENTETEAETKDETQA
- a CDS encoding competence/damage-inducible protein A, producing MKFSVLTIGDEICIGQVINSNSAFISEFMTNIGYSVYMHSTVPDDAVIMKSELEKLISGSEVVIITGGLGPTHDDITKGVLTEYFNDELIIHRETLSYLESWFESRNRKMTDVNRAQALVPSKSRVLRNRVGTAPGILFDKDQKLVLALPGVPTEMKYIIQNDFLPIATEFFKKYSDSVQLYLTIKTAGIFESNLADLIGKPDEFPEGANLAYLPSAGSVRLRIGSRAKSRNEALNILDKMKQHIIDKAGKFIIGYGNETMESVLGDILKQKKLTLSVAESCTGGLLGEWLTRVSGSSEYFVGGIIAYSNEVKNNNLKVNRDTINTFGAVSQKTAIEMAQNIRSIFHSDIGISITGIAGPEGGTDEKPVGTVWIGISNERETTAKLYNFGNDRLLNRERAASKALELIRNLVLEL
- a CDS encoding cyclase family protein, producing the protein MNNKILDLSILMQDGMPAFPGDLSPSITHTVKYVESGYNNYVLNSGMHIGTHMDGPLHMIDGGRKLCDFPINKFFGRGHLIDAREKEINSDLLENVDISIGDIVLIYTSFEDIFGSEEYYNSYPDIQESFADVLINKGVSIVGMDSPSPDRHPYRIHKMLLGNDILIIENLTNLKSLINVRNFNVIALPLKIDADSASCRVVAEFY
- a CDS encoding UDP-N-acetylmuramoyl-tripeptide--D-alanyl-D-alanine ligase; the encoded protein is MISNKATFSAIELASIFGDSKLINFIEDQSVCGIVTDTRIIEKGNIFIALIGEKFNGHDLVSQAFEKGASACVIEIKYSENILQNFPEKSFIITDNNLDALGKIANYHRRRFNFPVLGIAGSNGKTTTKEMAAAVLAKKYKVLKTFGNFNNKIGLPLMLLQFSEDYNFAVLEVGTNTPGEIYDLSKVSEPTDALITNIGKEHLEFLIDLDGVELEETYIFSAVRSGGHAFVNYDDERLKNYGHILSKFTTYGEHEHATIKCSYELNTKLNPRITVFKQDKTSYSFDMQTVGYASALNAIAAIAVGTHFDVKDSEIAEALSDFKPLEGESGYGRMAIFSKNNITIINDTYNSNPDSMKAALKNIEMFKSDGLKIAALGDMRELGESAFEEHQNTLKNALEVCDLIFVTGNEMSKAAEILKSDKIKVYEDKQTLSNAIAASLKQNDCLLVKGSRGMQMEQIVNNLKEIL
- the tsaD gene encoding tRNA (adenosine(37)-N6)-threonylcarbamoyltransferase complex transferase subunit TsaD codes for the protein MILAIESSCDETSAAVVSNSEVFSNIISSQYFHTKYGGVVPELASRAHLQAVSAITREALENANCSIDNINAIAVTNQPGLAGSLLVGSNFAKGLSLRYDLPVVPVNHIEGHLFSGCLQDSTLEFPFIALVVSGGHTALFYVKSYRDYEIIGLTKDDAAGEAFDKIAKLMGLPYPGGPIIDKMAKTGNPTAYTFPRPMIHDDNFDFSFSGLKTSVRYFIHKELNGQIDDNIAYDLAASVQSAIVNVLVHKTIKAAKKFKVSSVVIAGGVSANSGLREKLDFETQKIYIRMIAPDIMYCVDNAAMIGFIGEKKYNEEPESFKRLDFTVNSTALRAKK